One window of Acidobacteriaceae bacterium genomic DNA carries:
- a CDS encoding GNAT family N-acetyltransferase encodes MSSDLITLDLGPHEAQPASAAPIRVHKARLQDARNIFDLVNAHSHDGTLLRRSYAELCENIRDFTVAYRTIENPETHEPEEEFLGCGALHLYGPHLAEVRSIVVRADRRGLGAGDAILEALIAEADDHEVASVCLFTRIPDYFEHLGFRTAERDAMPDKIYKDCQTCPRLYACDEVAMVRGPLPNIAVLGPREPQLPELVQINPLAPTGTR; translated from the coding sequence ATGTCCAGCGACCTCATCACTCTCGATCTCGGCCCCCACGAAGCGCAGCCCGCCAGCGCCGCACCCATCCGCGTCCACAAAGCCCGCCTCCAGGACGCCCGCAACATCTTCGACCTCGTCAACGCCCACTCCCACGACGGCACCCTCCTCCGCCGCTCCTACGCCGAGCTCTGCGAGAACATCCGCGACTTCACCGTCGCCTACCGCACCATCGAAAACCCCGAAACCCACGAACCCGAAGAAGAGTTCCTCGGCTGCGGCGCCCTCCACCTCTACGGCCCGCACCTCGCCGAGGTCCGCTCCATCGTCGTCCGCGCAGACCGCCGCGGCCTCGGCGCCGGCGACGCCATCCTCGAAGCCCTCATCGCCGAAGCCGACGACCACGAGGTCGCCTCCGTCTGCCTCTTCACCCGCATCCCCGACTACTTCGAGCACCTCGGCTTCCGCACCGCCGAACGCGACGCCATGCCCGACAAAATCTACAAGGACTGCCAGACCTGCCCGCGTCTCTACGCCTGCGACGAAGTCGCCATGGTGCGCGGCCCGCTCCCCAACATCGCCGTCCTCGGCCCCCGCGAGCCCCAGCTCCCCGAGCTCGTCCAGATCAACCCCCTCGCCCCCACCGGCACCCGCTAG